The following are encoded in a window of Phaseolus vulgaris cultivar G19833 chromosome 3, P. vulgaris v2.0, whole genome shotgun sequence genomic DNA:
- the LOC137806619 gene encoding protein NRT1/ PTR FAMILY 4.6-like, translating into MELEQNQMTRWEGYVNWRNKPALRGRHGGMLAASFVLVVEILENLAFLANASNLVLYMIQYMHMSPSKSANNVTNFMGTAFLLALLGGFLSDAFFTTYHIYLISAVIEFLGLIILTVQARVPSLKPPACDLTSPCHEVNGGKAAMLFAGLYLVALGVGGIKGSLPTHGAEQFDEGTPSGRKQRSTFFNYFVFCLSCGALIAVTFVVWVEDNKGWEWGFGISTISIVLSIPVFLAGSATYRSKIPSGSPLTTIFKVLVTASLSCCFNRNSSSAVVNMNSSPSNLISGRKQEGKEAGIANKERQAPTNTLKFLNRALENNPMCSSIECTVEQVEDVKIVLKVLPIFACTIMLNCCLAQLSTFSVEQAATMNTKLGSLKVPPSSLPVFPVVFIMILAPVYDHIIIPFARKVTKTEMGISHLQRIGIGLVLSIVAMAVAAVVEVKRKRVAIHSGLLDDATKPLPITFFWIAFQYLFLGSADLFTLAGLLEFFFTEAPSSMRSLATSLSFASLAVGYYLSSAIVSIVNSVTGSTSHRPWLSGANLNHYHLDRFYWLMCVLSALNFLHYMFWAIKYKYRGTGTTTG; encoded by the exons ATG GAGTTAGAACAAAACCAGATGACCAGATGGGAAGGCTATGTGAACTGGAGGAACAAGCCTGCTCTCAGAGGCCGCCATGGCGGCATGCTTGCAGCCTCTTTTGTTTTGG TGGTGGAGATATTGGAGAATCTGGCATTTCTAGCCAATGCAAGCAATTTGGTGCTGTACATGATTCAGTACATGCATATGTCCCCTTCCAAATCTGCCAACAATGTCACAAATTTCATGGGAACTGCTTTCCTCCTTGCTCTCCTTGGAGGTTTTCTATCTGATGCTTTTTTCACAACTTATCATATCTATCTGATCAGCGCAGTGATTGAATTCCTG GGATTGATTATACTGACTGTACAAGCTCGTGTGCCATCACTGAAGCCACCAGCATGTGATCTAACCAGTCCATGTCATGAAGTTAATGGTGGGAAAGCAGCAATGTTATTTGCTGGACTTTATTTGGTGGCTCTTGGAGTTGGAGGAATTAAGGGGTCATTACCTACACATGGTGCTGAGCAATTTGATGAGGGTACCCCATCTGGAAGAAAGCAGAGATCAACCTTCTTCAACTACTTTGTCTTTTGCTTATCTTGTGGTGCCCTTATTGCAGTTACATTTGTAGTGTGGGTTGAAGACAACAAAGGGTGGGAATGGGGTTTTGGAATCTCTACTATAAGTATAGTTCTATCTATCCCTGTCTTCTTGGCAGGCTCTGCTACTTATAGGAGCAAGATCCCTTCTGGAAGTCCACTCACAACCATTTTCAAG GTACTAGTTACTGCTTCACTAAGCTGCTGCTTCAACAGAAACTCTAGCAGTGCAGTGGTGAATATGAATTCGAGCCCCTCTAATCTAATCTCAGGTAGaaaacaagaaggaaaagaagctGGCATTGCAAACAAGGAAAGACAAGCCCCAACAAATACCCTCAAATTTCTCAATAGAGCACTAGAAAACAATCCAATGTGTTCATCAATAGAATGCACTGTGGAACAAGTTGAAGATGTGAAGATAGTGCTGAAAGTACTACCCATATTTGCTTGCACCATTATGCTAAACTGCTGCCTGGCTCAACTATCCACTTTCTCTGTTGAACAAGCTGCAACAATGAATACCAAACTAGGTTCTCTAAAGGTGCCACCATCCTCTTTACCAGTCTTCCCAGTGGTCTTTATCATGATCCTAGCACCAGTGTATGACCACATCATCATTCCATTTGCAAGAAAAGTAACCAAAACAGAGATGGGAATTTCTCACCTCCAAAGAATTGGAATTGGACTAGTCCTCTCTATAGTGGCTATGGCAGTGGCAGCGGTTGTTGAAGTaaaaaggaaaagggtggcaaTTCACTCAGGCCTTCTAGATGATGCAACCAAACCACTCCCTATCACATTCTTTTGGATTGCTTTCCAGTACTTGTTCCTTGGATCTGCTGACCTTTTCACCTTGGCTGGATTATTAGAATTTTTCTTCACAGAAGCACCATCTAGCATGAGATCTTTGGCCACATCACTCTCCTTTGCCTCTTTGGCTGTGGGATACTACCTAAGTTCAGCTATTGTATCAATAGTAAATAGTGTCACTGGCAGTACCTCACACAGGCCATGGCTATCTGGGGCCAACCTTAACCACTATCACCTAGACAGGTTTTACTGGCTTATGTGTGTGCTAAGTGCGTTGAACTTCTTACATTACATGTTTTGGGCTATCAAATACAAATATAGAGGAACAGGAACTACAActggatga